In Penaeus monodon isolate SGIC_2016 chromosome 7, NSTDA_Pmon_1, whole genome shotgun sequence, the following are encoded in one genomic region:
- the LOC119575647 gene encoding uncharacterized protein LOC119575647, whose product MAASKARPEEGRSTPSGEQLPLVESAGEMKPSLYAGFCSAHGGFRLFWCATCRTGLCRECTVVDHPNDLCEVVSLKEAVSTFQREEEDAVVQLKLRRLQTFSLIRKGDVLNAAVQRLLKVHGDLMGDLQGELKTLEAFLERKEEETPDLESVLRGLAEESEESEESEDSAAESGEDRAARSRQTFEGWHRNHKERMTRLTKCLEATHTRKMGKIQFSISLSSAWTSWRFKTR is encoded by the exons ATGGCAGCGTCGAAAGCGAGGCCGGAGGAAGGCCGGAGTACTCCGTCGGGGGAGCAGCTGCCCCTCGTGGAATCCGCAGGTGAAATGAAACCCTCTCTTTATGCAGGCTTTTGTTCAGCTCATGGTGGCTTCCGGCTGTTCTGGTGTGCTACGTGTAGAACCGGGCTCTGCCGGGAGTGTACTGTAGTGGATCACCCCAACGACCTTTGCGAGGTCGTTTCCTTGAAGGAGGCCGTCAGCACCttccagagggaggaggaggacgccgTAGTTCAGCTGAAACTCCGTCGCTTGCAGACGTTCTCCTTGATCAGGAAGGGAGACGTATTAAATGCCGCCGTCCAGCGGCTTCTGAAGGTTCACGGAGACCTGATGGGAGACCTTCAGGGGGAACTTAAAACCCTGGAAGCTTTccttgaaagaaaggaagaagagacccCTGATCTAGAAAGTGTCTTGCGAGGCTTGGCTGAAGAATCTGAGGAGAGCGAGGAATCCGAAGACTCTGCAGCAGAGAGCGGGGAGGACAGAGCTGCCAGGTCTCGGCAGACTTTCGAGGGCTGGCACCGGAACCACAAGGAACGGATGACTCGGCTGACCAAATGCCTAGAGGCCACACACACCAGGAAGATGGGAAAG ATCCAGTTCTCCATCTCGCTCTCCAGCGCTTGGACATCATGGCGATTCAAAACCAGATAA
- the LOC119575648 gene encoding uncharacterized protein LOC119575648: MLSPWSLSQKTNPQHFLPVTRVQLVVSVTSSDWVTLAAVAENQVTLANNISATLRSYLPTLRTVPELQYTLDRFSSVTYKDTTNTEVNFNVEVLLRGHRDQSVADKVRTRFSFFHKGCGMNILSSTGFVPLLSAWVIVNIYIIMLLRPGWFKGKCGPGREGLSVLPLGYTALH; this comes from the exons aTGCTTTCTCC ATGGAGCCTTTCACAGAAGACTAACCCTCAGCATTTCCTGCCAGTGACCCGCGTCCAGCTGGTAGTATCTGTGACCTCGAGCGACTGGGTGACGCTGGCAGCGGTCGCGGAAAACCAGGTCACACTCGCCAACAACATCTCGGCCACG TTGAGGTCCTACCTTCCGACTCTGCGAACTGTCCCCGAACTTCAGTACACCCTAGATAGGTTCAGCAGCGTGACCTACAAAGACACCACGAATACAGAGGTCAACTTCAACGTAGAAGTGTTACTGAGAGGTCACCGCGACCAGTCTGTGGCGGATAAGGTGAGGACAAGGTTCAGTTTTTTTCACAAAGGGTGTGGCATGAATATTTTATCGAGCACCGGTTTTGTGCCACTCCTCTCGGCGTGGGTCATCGTCAACATCTACATTATAATGCTGTTGCGCCCTGGTTGGTTTAagggaaagtgtgggcccgggagggAAGGACTCTCCGTTCTGCCGCTGG GATACACTGCTTTGCAttag